The Paraburkholderia acidiphila DNA window CTAACGGAGTCATGAGGGCGTCATGGGACTTGACGGAGCCGGCGCTGCTTGAGCAACGCCATGCCTTTTTCGACATTGAGCGCGGTGCGCACGCCCGTAAGCGTGAGACCGAGCTCGACCAGAGTGATCGCCACCGACGGCTGCATGCCGACCACCACCGTCTGCGCGTCGAGCACCATCGCCATGGCGGCTGTGTTGCTGATCATGCGGCCGATGAACGAGTCGACTACGTCGAGCGCCGAGATGTCGATCAGCACGCCCTTGGCCGACTCCTTCACGATGCGCTCGGTGAGGTCGTCTTGCAGTGCGATCGCGAGGCGGTCGTGCATGTCCACCTGGATCGTGACGATCAGGCAGTCGCCGAGGCGCAGAATCGGAATGCGTTCCATCGTGTGCGGTTCCCGTGCGTCGTACGCTCAGTGGTAGTCAGGCCGTGGCTTTCGGCGTGGTGATGGTCGCGCCGATGCGCTGCAGCGCGATGACGAAGGCGTCGGCGAGCGTGGACTTGGTTGTGACGTTGCTGAGATCGACGCCCAGGTGCACGATGGTCTGCGCGATCTGCGGACGGATGCCGCTGATGATGCAGTCCGCGCCCATGAGGCGCGCGGCGGCCACGGTCTTGAGCAGATGCTGCGCGACGAGCGTGTCGACGGTGGGTACGCCGGTAATGTCGATGACCGCGAGGCCCGCGCCCGTGTCGACGATCTTCTGCAGGAGGCTCTCCATCACGACCTGGGTGCGCGCGGAGTCGAGCGTGCCGATGAGCGGCAAAGCGAGAATGCCTTCCCAAAGCTGCACGACAGGTGTGGAGAGCTCCAGCAACTCTTCCTGCTGGCGCGCGATGATCGCTTCGCGGCTTTTCTGGAAGACGTCGGTGGTATAGAGGCCGAAACCGTCGAGCAGCAGATTCACCTGCCAGCTCACCTGGGCGAGTTCGGCGGGGTTGTGCGCGTAGCCTTCGCGCAGGCGCGCGTAGAGCGGCTCCTTGAACGAGAACACGAAGGTCGCTGTCTCGACCGGTGTGTAGCCCTGACGCGCGCGATGCGCCGACATTTCCGAAAGGAACGCGCGCACCGGTTCCCACTCGGGGCGGCTGGCATCGAAGGTGTCGGTGTTGGGCAGCGTGTCGAGAAAGACATTGAGGAACGCGGAGAACTGCTCGCGAATTTCCGCTTCCATCGCGAGGCCGCGCCGCAGCGCGATCGGCAGATGCAGGCGCAGCCATTCGGCGAGCAGCGTGTCGCGATGCTGGCCGAGGATGTCCGCAATGCGAACCTGTTCCGGTGTGTTCATGCGATCTCCTGAACGATGGGCGCGCGCCTCGTCGTCGAGACGAACCGCTGAACCTTACACCATCGTATCGATTCGATCCCAATTCAGTTTCGAGCGGAGCGCGCGTGAACCGCGCTTGAACCGATTACGTGCGCATGCAAGGCCAGCGAACGGGCGGGCGTTTGGCTGCATGCGTTTTTCGTGCCTGCTTGCCGGTGCAACGGCCGGTGGGCCTGACGCGTGCCGGGTTTTCCGCTTTGCCGTGACGCGCTTGTAGTTTTTACACAGCGGAGGTCGCGCGACAGATTCGTGACGGCTCCCGGGACGAGGTCGGGCGTGGCGCCATCGGATGGTATGAGTCTTGCTGCGTAGCTTGCGCCAATCACAATCCGGTCCGCACCGAGGAGCACCGTCGCCATGGAGCCCGAATCCCTGTCTCGCCAGCAATCGCCGTTACCGACGACGTCCGCGCCACTGGGAGGCGCGCTCGCTTCTGGCGAGACCGCGTTGGAGGAGGGGGCCGAGGAAAGCGACAGCGACCCGATGCCGGCCGCGTTTTCGCGCCTCTCGTTTTGCATTGCCTGGCTGTTCGGGCTCGAGGCGTTCCTCGCGCAGTCCAGTGGGCGTGCGCGCACGCCCCGCGCTTGAATGCGCGAGCGGCGCGAGCCGCGTGAGGCGCACGGGCCGCACAGCGATCCGACCGGACAGCGCCCGACCCGCTAGACTGAGCGCTGGCGTGCGCACGCGCGATGCGTCCGGCGTGCGGCGCTCGCGCGCCGGCATGCCGGTGTCGCCGGCTCGTCGGCTTCGCGCCGCCTCGCCCCTCCCGCCATTGCCCAGAGATATCGATGACCAGGTTATTCCGCATGACCGCGCTCGTTGCGTGGTGTTTGTCGTTCCTGCCCGCCACGGCGGCATTTGCCCAATCGGCCCAGGTGGACCAGTCGGACCCGCAGGCGCTCATCAAGACCGCCACGCAGCAGGTGCTCGACGAGGTGCGCACGAAGTCCGTCGCGCCCGACGACATCGCGCGCATTCAGGACATCGTCAACCGCGACATTCTTCCGTACGTCGATTTCCGCCGCACCACGCGCCTCGCCATGGGTCCGCACTGGCGCACGGCCACGCCCGAGCAGCAGGCGCAGATCGAGCAGCAGTTCCAACTGTTGCTGATTCATCTCTACTCGGGCGCCATTGCGCAACTGAAGCCCGACCAGAAGATCGATTACCCGCCGATGCGCAACTCGCCCGGCGACACCGACGTCGTGGTGCGCACGCTTGCGCAGACCAACAGCAATCCGCTCGAGATCGATTACCGCCTGTACAAGACGCCGCAGGGCTGGCGGCTTTACGACCTGAACGTGCTCGGTGCGTGGCTGATCCAGACCTATCGCCAGCAGTTCAACGAGAAGATCCAGCAGGGCGGCGTGGATGGGCTGATCCAGTTCCTCGTCTCGCGCAATCAGGAAATCGTGTCGGGCAAGACGCAAACGCAGTGACGCGCGGTTTTTGCGTCTGACTCTCGCGACCTGCGAAAATCTGCACGGCCGCGCCCGACGTGCGTAGGCGCAGTACCATTTTGAGGTTCGCCTCGTGCATGTTTGTGCGTGCTTGTACGTGTAGAGGGGCCGTGCGCTTGCCCGAGCTTGCGCGGCCCGATGTCCCCTTTTTTTGCCGATCCGATCCGATATGAATTTCCCGCTGCCGCCGCAAGGTCGACGCAACCGGGTGTTTCCGCCAAGCCCGCCCACGCTGCACAGCCTGGCCTCCGTCATCACCGGCGTGGTTGTGGTATGCGGCCTGTACTTCGGGCGCGCGGTGCTGATTCCCATTACGCTTTCGGTGCTGCTGAGCTTTCTGCTCGCGCCGCTCGTGACCACGCTGCGGCGCTTTCATGTGCCGCAGTTCCTCGCCATCCTCGTGGCGGTGCTCACCACCGTGCTCGCGCTCGCCGGCGTGGGCGCGCTGATCGCCGCGCAGGTCTACCAGCTTTCCGCCTCCCTCCCGCAGTATCAGGAGGAGATCGAGCAGAAAGTGCAAACGGTGCAGGAAAAGACCGTGGGCCGCGCCGATTCGCTAATGTCGCGCGCCGCGACCGCGCTGCAGCGCGTGACGCCTACACCGCCGCCCGCGCCGCCGCAGCCGCGCGGCCGTGCGGCGCGCAATCAGCCGCAGCAGCCCATGCCCGTGGAGATCCATAACCCCGCGCCGACGCCGCTCACGCTTGCGCAAAAGGCGCTTGCTCCGGCTATCGCGCCGCTCGAAACGACTTTCATCGTGCTCGTGGTGACGATCTTCATCCTGTTCCAGCGAGAGGATCTGCGCGACCGGCTCATCAGTGTGTTCGGCTCCGACGACCTGCACCGCACCACGACCGCCATCAACGACGCCTCGCAGCGGCTTTCGCGCTACTTCGTCGCGCAGCTCGGCGTGAATGTCACGGTGGGCGGGGTGATCGCGCTGGGGCTGGCGGGCATCGGCGTGCCGGGCGCGCTGCTGTTCGGCGCGGTCGCGGCGCTCATGCGCTTCGTGCCGTACATCGGCATCTGGATCGCCGCGATCATGGCGACGCTCGTCGCCGCGGCCACGCAGCCGCAATGGACCATGGCGGTCACGACATTGATCTTCTTCATCGTCGTGGACGTGGTGGCGGGCCAGTTCGCCGAGCCGATGCTCTATGGCCGTCGCTCGGGGCTCTCGCCGCTCGCCGTGGTGGTGGCGGCGATCTTCTGGAGCTGGCTGTGGGGGCCGGTGGGGCTCGTGCTTTCCACGCCGCTCACGCTGTGCATCGTCACGCTGGGCCGCTACGTGGACCGCCTGAACTTCCTCACGATCCTGCTGGGCGACCAGCCCGCACTCACGCCCGCGCAAACCTGCTATCAGCGCCTGCTCGCGGACGATCCGCACGAAGCGCTGCTGCAGGCCGACCGGCTGCTCACGACCATGCCGCTCATCGACTACTACGAGCAGGTGGTGTTCGAGGGCCTGCGCTTCGCGCGCAACGACGCCATTCGCGGCGTGCTGCCCGCCGAGCAGGTCGCGCGCATCAACCAGGCGTTGCTCGATATTGTCGAGGACCTCGAATCGGTAGACGATTCGCGCCACGCCGCAGCCGAAGACGAGAACGCGAAACGCGCTGCCGAGGGCGCGGACGAAGGCGCGCGCGTCATTGAGTTCACGCTCTCGCCGGATGCGGGCGAGGTGCTCTGCGTGCCCGGGCGCGGCGCGTTCGACGACGTGGCGGTGGCGATCGTCGGCCAGTTGCTCATGCGGCGCAATATTCCGTGTACCTCCACCACTTACGACGAAGTGCGCGCCACGCGTGGGGCCATGATCGACGAGCGCTCGCCGGCAATCTGCGTGGTGTCGCTCGACGCGCCCGAGTCGGCGCCGTACCTGCGCAATCTCGTGCGGCGCCTGCGCGAGCGCGCGCCCGGCGCGACCATCGTGGTGGGCATCGGCGCGGCGCTGCGCGACGACGGCGCCGGCATTGCCGACGACCCCGGCACGCTCTTTCCCACCTCGCTGCGCAACCTCGTGGAGGAGTGCGGCGTCGCGCTCGTGCCGACGCACGTGCCGCCACCCGAAAAGCGGGCGGCAGCCTCGGATATGCAGGATCAATACAGCGCCGGCGCGAAATTGTGACAGTCATGCCAGTGTCACATTGAACCTCGAATATATGCGGCCCTGTGCCCCCTGGTTGCGGCATGAGAGTTACTGGGAGACGACATTGCTGAGCCCTAAGGAATTTGCCACGCTGATGCTGGTCCGCCATTCGCCGGACCAGATCGACATGAATCGTCAGGAGCTTGACACGCTGCTCGAGCGTCAGCTGGTCGCGCTCGAGCACTGGACGGAAGGTCATCGCCGGCTGGCGCTCACGATTGCCGGCCGCTCGCTGCTCGAAGCGGTCGGGCGGCTGGATTATGTGACGGGCCTGCCTGAAGGATTGGGTAACGAGCGCCTTGCCGCCGGCCTTTGACGCCTTTGCGGTCAGCTTGCTTGCGGCCCGGCTGGATATCGGGCCGTATTCTTATGCAAAACACATCTTTGTGCGCACACTTATTGAGGCGTGCCAGGTAATTGTGTGCTTTTGCCCACGTCTAAGGGCGTGATCGCCTTGTGTCCCCCAAAAGACGCTGCTAGGCTTGTTCGGTCCGCCGGCGACATCGAGACAACGCCGGCACGCCCTGTCTTACGGAATGGTTGCGGCAGGCGTTTTCCTGTACGGGTATTTCCCCATCGCCCGGCTGGATGGCGCTCGTCAAACTGACTCCATCCTCCAGAGTCTTTCCCAACTCACCTACCCCCTAAAGCAAAAGGAGGATCTATGGCAAAGCGTATTGCCTACGTGACCGGCGGCATGGGCGGCATCGGAACGGCCATCTGCCAGCGTCTGCACAAGGATGGCTACACGGTGATCGCGGGCTGCGGTCCGAACTCGCAACGCAAAGCGCGCTGGATCGACGAGCAAAAGGCGCTGGGCTACGAGTT harbors:
- a CDS encoding STAS domain-containing protein encodes the protein MERIPILRLGDCLIVTIQVDMHDRLAIALQDDLTERIVKESAKGVLIDISALDVVDSFIGRMISNTAAMAMVLDAQTVVVGMQPSVAITLVELGLTLTGVRTALNVEKGMALLKQRRLRQVP
- a CDS encoding STAS domain-containing protein; this translates as MNTPEQVRIADILGQHRDTLLAEWLRLHLPIALRRGLAMEAEIREQFSAFLNVFLDTLPNTDTFDASRPEWEPVRAFLSEMSAHRARQGYTPVETATFVFSFKEPLYARLREGYAHNPAELAQVSWQVNLLLDGFGLYTTDVFQKSREAIIARQQEELLELSTPVVQLWEGILALPLIGTLDSARTQVVMESLLQKIVDTGAGLAVIDITGVPTVDTLVAQHLLKTVAAARLMGADCIISGIRPQIAQTIVHLGVDLSNVTTKSTLADAFVIALQRIGATITTPKATA
- a CDS encoding MlaC/ttg2D family ABC transporter substrate-binding protein, whose translation is MTRLFRMTALVAWCLSFLPATAAFAQSAQVDQSDPQALIKTATQQVLDEVRTKSVAPDDIARIQDIVNRDILPYVDFRRTTRLAMGPHWRTATPEQQAQIEQQFQLLLIHLYSGAIAQLKPDQKIDYPPMRNSPGDTDVVVRTLAQTNSNPLEIDYRLYKTPQGWRLYDLNVLGAWLIQTYRQQFNEKIQQGGVDGLIQFLVSRNQEIVSGKTQTQ
- a CDS encoding AI-2E family transporter, whose product is MNFPLPPQGRRNRVFPPSPPTLHSLASVITGVVVVCGLYFGRAVLIPITLSVLLSFLLAPLVTTLRRFHVPQFLAILVAVLTTVLALAGVGALIAAQVYQLSASLPQYQEEIEQKVQTVQEKTVGRADSLMSRAATALQRVTPTPPPAPPQPRGRAARNQPQQPMPVEIHNPAPTPLTLAQKALAPAIAPLETTFIVLVVTIFILFQREDLRDRLISVFGSDDLHRTTTAINDASQRLSRYFVAQLGVNVTVGGVIALGLAGIGVPGALLFGAVAALMRFVPYIGIWIAAIMATLVAAATQPQWTMAVTTLIFFIVVDVVAGQFAEPMLYGRRSGLSPLAVVVAAIFWSWLWGPVGLVLSTPLTLCIVTLGRYVDRLNFLTILLGDQPALTPAQTCYQRLLADDPHEALLQADRLLTTMPLIDYYEQVVFEGLRFARNDAIRGVLPAEQVARINQALLDIVEDLESVDDSRHAAAEDENAKRAAEGADEGARVIEFTLSPDAGEVLCVPGRGAFDDVAVAIVGQLLMRRNIPCTSTTYDEVRATRGAMIDERSPAICVVSLDAPESAPYLRNLVRRLRERAPGATIVVGIGAALRDDGAGIADDPGTLFPTSLRNLVEECGVALVPTHVPPPEKRAAASDMQDQYSAGAKL